One Osmerus mordax isolate fOsmMor3 chromosome 26, fOsmMor3.pri, whole genome shotgun sequence DNA segment encodes these proteins:
- the si:ch1073-396h14.1 gene encoding disintegrin and metalloproteinase domain-containing protein 10 isoform X2, which yields MSLLPCRLLCLLVFFHAGAVSGLSPFLRRYEGLSYDREEVHRKHQRVRRETRHQTLQLDFPAFNRVFRLRLRRDTGAFSEGFAVESESGPTSADLSHVYSGHLEDERGSSCRGSVLQGQFEGFIHTAGGTYHVEPAERYTGQPPLDQPHTNQPHLDQPLANQPRLNHSIIYHIDDLDVSAVRSSHDGFCGSDLVHYFSQNLQPDQGAPSSRSRREVDQSKTSCLLHFHADHLYYKKFRSVDAVVAQIATYIQAVNDIYDKVEFDKIELINFKVKSLRVDKEEDDTNPLHKLFLGPEKLLSLYSDRNWGNYCLSYLLTNRDYSGVLGLAWEGKAGNWGGICSQHTTMRNGLNSSLNTGLITLQNYGYHLPAGHVQLTLAHELGHSLGAPHDEGSNCGNLGSTGGKGRFLMFPQATNEVLENNIRLSPCSIKHISKILQLKKDNCFVVSDNPICGNHLVQEGEECDVGHNDTDPCCYSNLEAAGVQCRLKPNKVCSPSQGPCCAPECVFRPPGQGCEEESDCKEKSVCSGVSAMCPKPKARPDLALCSLGTRVCVNGTCAASLCLKHGLEQCDCPGVSMKEKCYMCCQQPEKPKTCASTISSVLSRQFQGKRVALVPGAPCSSNQGFCDMFQLCRLLDADGPIARLKNSFLHLNDYEDLADWMKAYWWAILLVILVVSGVMGIIICVFGRALDMGDP from the exons ATGTCGCTTCTCCCGTGCCGCTTGTTGTGTTTGCTGGTCTTCTTCCATGCAG GGGCAGTGTCAGGCCTCAGCCCGTTTCTCAGGCGTTACGAGGGCCTGTCCTACGACAGAGAGGAGGTCCACCGGAAACACCAGCGAGTCAGGCGGGAGACACGGCACCAGACCCTGCAGCTCGACTTCCCAGCCttcaacag GGTGTTCCGTCTGCGTCTGAGGAGGGACACCGGGGCGTTCTCGGAGGGCTTCGCCGTGGAGTCGGAGAGCGGGCCGACCTCGGCTGACCTGTCTCACGTCTACTCAGGACATCTGGAAG ATGAGAGGGGCTCCTCGTGCAGAGGCTCCGTGCTGCAGGGCCAGTTTGAAGGCTTCATCCACACGGCTGGAGGGACCTACCACGTGGAGCCTGCTGAGAGATACACCGGCCAGCCCCCCCTGGACCAGCCCCACACCAACCAACCCCACTTAGACCAGCCCCTCGCCAACCAACCCCGACTGAACCATTCTATCATCTACCACATCGATGATCTGG ATGTGTCAGCTGTAAGAAGCAGCCATGATGGATTCTGTGGTTCGGATCTTGTCCATTACTTTTCTCAGAACCTACAACCAGACCAG GGGGCGCCATCGTCCAGGTCCCGGAGAGAGGTGGACCAATCCAAAACCAGCTGTCTTCTTCATTTCCATGCCGACCACTTGTACTACAAGAAGTTTCGCAGCGTTGATGCCGTAGTGGCTCAG ATTGCCACCTACATCCAAGCGGTGAACGACATCTACGACAAGGTGGAGTTTGACAAGATCGAGCTGATCAACTTCAAAGTGAAATCCCTCAGA gTGGACAAGGAGGAAGATGACACCAACCCCCTGCACAAGCTCTTCCTGGGCCCGGAGAAACTTCTGAGTCTGTACTCGGATCGGAACTGGGGGAACTACTGCCTGTCCTACCTGCTCACCAACAGGGACTACAGTGGGGTTCTGGGACTGGCCTGGGAGGGCAAGGCAG ggaaCTGGGGCGGGATTTGTTCCCAACACACCACCATGCGAAACGGACTGAACAGCAGCCTGAACACGGGACTGATCACGTTGCAGAACTACGGCTACCACCTGCCCGCCGGACACGTCCAGCTCACCTTGGCTCACGAGCTGGGTCACAGTTTGGGAGCTCCG CATGACGAGGGTTCTAACTGCGGGAACCTGGGTTCAACAGGAGGGAAAGGCCGGTTCCTCATGTTCCCTCAAGCCACCAACGAGGTGTTGGAGAACAATATCAGGTTATCTCCCTGCAGCATCAAACACATCAGCAAGATTCTTCAACTCAAGAAGGACAATTGCTTTGTgg TCAGTGACAATCCCATCTGTGGGAACCATctagtgcaggagggggaggagtgcgATGTGGGGCACAATGACACAGACCCCTGCTGCTACAGCAACCTGGAGGCGGCCGGGGTGCAGTGTCGTCTCAaaccaaacaaagtgtgcag tcccagCCAGGGCCCGTGCTGTgctccagagtgtgtgttcaggcccCCTGGGCAGGGCTGTGAGGAGGAATCAGACTGCAAGGAGAAGAGCGTGTGTTCCGGTGTCTCTGCCATGTGCCCCAAGCCCAAGGCCAGGCCCGACTTGGCCCTCTGTAGCCTGGGCACACGAGTCTGCGTGAACGGG aCGTGTGCGGCGTCTCTGTGTCTGAAACACGGCCTGGAGCAGTGCGACTGTCCGGGAGTCTCCATGAAAGAGAAATGCTACATGTGTTGCCAGCAACCCG AAAAGCCAAAGACCTGTGCCAGCACCATCTCCTCGGTCCTGTCTCGTCAGTTCCAGGGCAAGAGGGTGGCTCTGGTTCCCGGGGCGCCGTGCTCGTCCAATCAGGGCTTCTGTGACATGTTCCAGCTGTGTCGCCTGCTGGATGCCGATGGTCCTATCGCCCGTCTGAAGAACTCCTTCCTCCACCTGAACGACTACGAGGACTTGGCGGACTGGATGAAG GCATACTGGTGGGCAATCCTCTTGGTCATCCTGGTGGTGTCAGGGGTGATGGGCATCATCATCTGTGTGTT